The following proteins come from a genomic window of Triticum aestivum cultivar Chinese Spring chromosome 6A, IWGSC CS RefSeq v2.1, whole genome shotgun sequence:
- the LOC123127469 gene encoding uncharacterized protein, protein MADSQVEGLRKAYAAIMLNMAKESAARVLAAERSVAVLTGGIAAAKEDGVAALVRLKNIMKDRMKQVELQSLAHVRKISELQEQLHDARNTVASLQVELQRANTELEETRKTLAEERMNILPTCGKIGSNKSKISRSKVHLQNRSLSSKDKNTVCRVSSDAKENGAVVNMENLYHRGTDMSSFIARNKKRELYRNGCTQRIRALKQRDPAADSSKQSSKEASASNNHSKTGKSDSVRSTRQTRSTIEQILQTKFLANCKRKRGQRSRPGYKHDSSDVHVKTEDKSSGTSDENGCLLLLQALEHDLSPPDLFSGHSGEGLTDLKDDLLMGGKVADFNSCMASPGPIDAHAISNMRATRRKRSKMVRVFEAGCSESKSVPGNNLLRSTNEDTIFENGQSSERIDDHSDTSAINNASVLSDVTKILIHSSGANNDQFQSGGSSPLVFQSTKSQVDGEGELRAKHPDCRTPENNSAKRKEVKVDESCNLTSDRADHLIISSLEKEQNAKAASGVSMQPEGVRCIKYTFNRRKRKNVSLNSSSLVSLADKQESQAKPETQNHFVESPKGDNQLAHVAQQLILLSELKW, encoded by the exons ATGGCGGACTCGCAG GTGGAGGGGCTGCGGAAGGCGTACGCGGCAATCATGCTAAATATGGCCAAGGAGTCGGCGGCGCGGGTGCTGGCGGCGGAGCGGAGCGTGGCCGTGCTGACTGGAGGGATTGCGGCGGCcaaggaggatggcgtcgcggctcTCGTCCGGCTGAAGAATATCATGAAGGACAGG ATGAAGCAGGTGGAATTGCAATCTTTGGCACATGTTAGAAAGATCAGTGAACTTCAGGAGCAATTACATGATGCTCGAAATACTGTGGCATCCCTTCAAGTTGAGCTGCAGAGAGCAAATACCGAATTGGAGGAGACACGGAAAACTTTAGCAGAGGAAAGAATGAATATCCTTCCAACCTGTGGTAAGATTGGTTCAAATAAAAGCAAGATCTCTCGTTCTAAGGTGCATCTCCAAAATAGAAGTTTGTCATCAAAGGACAAAAATACCGTTTGCCGCGTTTCCAGTGACGCCAAGGAAAATGGAGCTGTTGTAAACATGGAAAACCTGTATCATCGTGGTACTGATATGTCATCATTTATAGCAAGAAATAAGAAACGTGAGTTGTATCGTAATGGGTGTACACAGCGCATTCGCGCTCTTAAACAGCGGGATCCTGCTGCAGACTCCTCTAAACAAAGCAGCAAGGAGGCTAGTGCGTCGAATAACCATTCAAAGACTGGAAAGAGCGATAGTGTTAGGAGCACTAGACAGACGAGATCCACCATCGAACAGATACTTCAAACAAAGTTTCTGGCGAACTGCAAGCGCAAGAGAGGTCAACGAAGCAGGCCTGGTTATAAGCATGATAGTTCTGATGTGCATGTtaaaacagaagataaatcatctGGCACCTCTGATGAAAACGGGTGTTTGCTGCTTCTTCAGGCACTCGAACATGATCTTTCACCTCCAGATTTGTTTTCCGGACATAGTGGTGAGGGGTTAACTGATTTGAAGGACGATTTGTTGATGGGTGGGAAGGTTGCTGACTTCAATTCTTGCATGGCCTCCCCTGGCCCAATAGATGCACATGCAATCAGCAACATGCGAGCGACAAGGAGAAAAAGATCTAAGATGGTTAGGGTTTTTGAAGCTGGTTGTTCTGAGTCCAAAAGTGTTCCAGGTAACAATCTGCTAAGATCAACCAATGAGGATACCATTTTTGAGAATGGGCAGAGCTCTGAAAGGATAGATGATCACTCTGATACATCTGCCATAAATAATGCTTCCGTTTTAAGTGATGTGACTAAAATTCTGATTCATTCGAGTGGTGCCAATAATGATCAATTTCAGTCTGGGGGCAGCTCCCCACTAGTATTTCAGTCAACCAAAAGTCAAGTTGATGGTGAAG GTGAATTACGAGCGAAGCATCCTGACTGCAGAACACCGGAGAATAATTCAGCAAAAAGGAAAGAAGTTAAAGTGGATGAAAGTTGCAATTTAACTTCAGACAGAGCTGATCATTTAATCATCAGCTCCTTGGAGAAAGAACAAAACGCGAAAGCAGCATCCGGTGTTTCCATGCAACCTGAAGGTGTGAGATGTATCAAATACACATTCAATCGCAGGAAACGGAAGAATGTGTCTTTGAACAGCAGCAGTCTGGTTAGTCTAGCTGACAAACAAGAGTCTCAGGCAAAGCCTGAGACACAAAATCACTTCGTAGAATCACCTAAAGGCGACAACCAACTAGCCCATGTTGCCCAACAG CTCATTTTGTTGTCAGAGCTGAAGTGGTAA